atttatctgagttttattttatctcaAGCTCCTGGACTGGTATATTGGAACTCTGAAGTCAAATTCATTTGTTTATTCAATCCATTGAGGTGAGATGGCCTCTGATTTTGTTGAGAGAAAATCTTTGATACTGTCAACTTACTTTTGtctctggtttttttttgttatttatgtgTCCTTGTTCTGACTGAAATTCTTATATTTTgagtatatatgtacatacatATCTATACATAGTAACATGTTCAATATGTTTGTATGCCAACATAATATGAGTGCAGGAGTTCTGTATGTGGTTTGGGAAGCTGGATGCCGCTACTTTCAACAATGGGGTCTCGTAGTCCTTGGAAAGCCTATATCTTATGAGCTTGGCCCCTGCAGCCGATTCTGCTGAGACTGCTATGGCAAAAGTATCTCTGTGTTTTATGCCTTTGGTTCTTGCTATCATTCTCTTGTCAGCTACTCATTCCGAACAACATCAATCCTCCCAAGCTCAGACCCTTTTGAGAATTGTACGATTTTTAAACTTTCCAACTGTTTTGAACAGCTGGAATAACTACAAAGATTTGTGCAACTTTGAAGCAAATTCTTCTTTGGCTGTCGTATGCTATGAAGAAAACATAACCCAGCTGCATATAATCGGTGAAAAGGATGCTCCTTTGTTGCCTCGGAACTTTTCAATTGATTCCTTCATAACAACTCTTGTTAAACTTCCGAGCTTGAAAGTCCTCACATTGGTTTCTATTGGCTTATGGGGCCCCTTGCCTGGTAAAATCGCACGCTTGTCATCACTGGAAATACTTAATCTGACTTCAAATTTCCTGTATGGCGCCATCCCTCTGGAGCTTTCATCTCTAACAACCCTCCAGACGCTTATTCTTGATGATAACATGTTTTCTGGACCGCTTCCGGATTTGCTGAGTTCACTTCCAGTTTTGGctgttttgagtttgaagaagAATTTGTTCAATTCATCTTTGCCGATTTCCTTGAGTGATTTGGAAAATCTTAGAGTGCTCGGGCTTTCACATAACCACTTCTATGGGGAAGTGCCTGATTTTAGCCGTTTAACAAACCTTCAAGTTCTTGAATTGGAAAATAATGCTTTTGGACCTCAGTTTCCCAAACTTGGAAAAAAGTTGGTCACCCTTGTACTGAGCAAGAACAAATTTAGGTCTGCCATCCCTGCTGAAATCAGCTCCTATTATCAGCTAGAACGGCTAGACGTTTCTTCCAATATGTTTGTGGGGCCATTTCCAGCATCATTGTTATCTCTACCTTCAATGACTTATCTTAATTTTTCAGGAAACAAATTCACGGGAATGCTTTTTGAAAATATGTCGTGCGATGCTGAACTTAAAGCTGTGGACTTGTCCTCAAATCTTTTGACCGGAAGCTTACCTAAATGTCTTCTGTCAGATTCTAAGGACAGGGTTGTTCTGTATGCTAGGAATTGTTTAGATACtagaaatcaaaatcaacatCCATTTCCATTTTGCCGTAATGAAGCATTGGCTGTTGGAATAATACCTGAGAGAAGCAAGCAAAAACAAGCTTCGAAAGCAGCGCTTGCCTTAGGTTTAATTGGAGCGATTTGTGGAGGGGTTGTGCTTGTTGGCCTAATTTACTTCATACATAGAAGAATGAATACCAACAAGACAATGAAGAAATCTCCACCAAGATCAATAACAGAGAACGCATCAAGTGGATATACCTCAAAGTTACTATCAGATGCGAGTGAGTTCTCATACATctttctctccatctctctctctctctctctctctctctctctctctctctctctctctcacacacacacacacacacacacacacaaaatttgatgaatcttttattttaaagctATAGCAACTTGTTCCCAGGCATATGATTCTTTCTAGCTTAGCTATATCAAACAAAGATATGATTGTAGATGAAGTTGGAAAGGCTGTaatggcaaaaaaaaaaaaaaaaaaaaactcgttAATTAACGTGAGCCACAAAGAAGCACAAATCCTGGATGCTGATTGGCTATATCTTCCAATGTATTCAAAATGTctaataatatgatattttgCTTTCACCTAAAGGATATGTATCTCAAACAATGAAGATGGGAGCGCTTGGCCTTCCAGGTTATCGAACCTTTTCATTCGAGGAACTTGAGGAGGCTACACAAAATTTTGATACATGTACTTTCATGGGTGAAGGCTCACACGGACAGGTATATAACATAAACATGTTACTTTCTTGTTGAAGCAGTATGTCGTATTGATGAGTTTTTGTTGAAGCTTTTGAATGCAGTTTGGTGTGATTAACTATTAATCACATCCTAGAAATTCTTCCCAGCTTAAATAATTGGTCGTTACCTGGTGCTATCGTTCAATTTTTTGTATCAACTGAGGATAgcttattttgattttaggaaGCATTGATTAGTTAAATCATGCTTTCCTTCATAGTATACCAGTGCTTGAAAGGGTGAACTTCTTTTACACACATCTTTTCTTTATCGTTTTCATTGTCATGTGATCTAAGACCCGGTATTTCAATGGAGCTGAATGTATGATGACATGCATCTGTGCTACCATTGTGCACTACTTGGACAAACTATAGATTTCttgaatagaaaaaaaaataaaaaatgctgTTGATATTCTATTCATGTTTTTGTCCCTCATGATCTCAGATGTACAGAGGCCAGTTAAAGGATGGTTCTTTTGTTGCCATCAGAtgcttaaaaataaaaggaagtCACAGCACGCAAAATTTCATGCACCATATAGAGCTAATTATGAAACTGAGACATCGCCACTTGGTCAGTGCTCTTGGACACTGCTTTGAGTGTTACTTGGATGATTCTAGTGTCAGCAGAATATTTCTTGTTTTCGAATATGTACCGAATGGCACACTAAGAAGCTGGATCTCTGGTAATTCAATGCAATCTTTCATTCAGTTTTTCAGGATAGAGGATACAGGAGTTGCACTACTTTTAATACTTCATTGATATAAATAAGTCTACATATCTTACAGACCAATTTTTTGAAGGCAATACTTCAGGCACTGATTTATCTGATTTGCTACATAAGCCAATGGTTAACTTCtgtcaaattcttttccataAGCACTACACTGTAGGGACAATTAACCCACACTTGTTTCCTCCATCCTGAACCTTTTCCTTTCAATTCATACATTTATgtgatattcttcttcttcttttttttgtttttatttttattttttataatttggaagAGGGACATCGCAGACGATCACTTACGTGGACACAACGTATAGCAGCTGCAATAGGCATAGGAAAGGGCATTCAGTTTTTGCACACAGGGATCATTCCTGGTATATATTCAAATAATCTTAAAATAACAGACATTTTACTGGATCAGAATCTTGTTGCAAAAATTAGCAGTTACAACCTTCCTATATTAGAAGAAAGTATGGAACAGGTAAGAAGAAAGTTGTAGTTAATTGGGTTGTCAATTCGATTTATTCAAGCAACCATTATGAATTGGTTTTCAGCTCTGCTCATCCTTGTAGGGCGGTCAAGGAGTTTCTTCAGGTGGATCCTTAACTTCCAGTGGCGGTTCAAGGTTtgcaatgaaaattttaaatgtcTTAAGTTACATACTAGAATAGTGAAACCCTTAAAAGAAGATCTTCAAGCCAAATAAAACTTCTTCGAGTAGGCAATCTGCAAACATAATAGGTCAAGAGGTTAATGAGTTGTACATAACAGataaattttattacttttgaTGATAATCTTAGTCCTTGTGCTTGTTGACACCTTGTCACCTCTTGCCACCTTCACGGAGAGGTCTGAGCTACATCTAGTTATTATCACCTAAAGTACACCTACTTATCATATGTAGATTGTTCCGTTAACATGCAGGCAGTTACCTGTAAACTATAACCATTCTGCTATGTTGCTTGACAGGATGAAGCACGACGACAGGACCGATGTTCACAACTTTGGAGTAATATTGCTGGAAATGATCAAAGGCAGACCAGTGAAGTCTGAGACTCAAGTGGAAGTTTTAGAAGATCAGGTAAAAGCACTCTgctttttgttatattttcttcaaGCACTCTGTTGTCACTGAAATCAACAAAAGACATGGTTGTATCAGTTCTAGACGTTTATCACTTTAAAATTTACTCTATCCTATGACATGGACCTGAACATCATTTAGTGAACCAATTTAGTTAACATATTAGCGGTGTTAGCAGCAATATTGATACGAACCTTGGacagaaatatatataatgttcTCACAAAGCTTATGACACCACCCCTACTATGTAATTTGACCTTTCATGGAAGACTTAATACATGGCTAATTTCAACCGCAGCTGAACACCAATCCCTTCAACCAGTGCGTTTGGATTGTAAGACAGACTTTCAACAAATCAATCCACCATTGAGGTAATAAGAATAACCAGGAACCTCCTATCAAGATTCAAAATCCCCAACATAGTCTCCTCACATCAATCACCTTCCCTACTAGACCTCTTTCCCCTGAGTTACTTACACTATGGTCTTACCAGGCCTTTGATTAAACTTAGAATCAGAATTCATTACAAGGCCTTCAGGATAGAAAGAACTGCTTGGTTACTTATCAACTGTCAATATGATCTTCCTAACatcaattatatttaaaataaaataaaaagtcatGATGACGGCAAAGATACCATCAGAGTTTTGGTTTGGTCTTCTTGGTAGATCTAAACCTCTATGCTTAGGAGATTGGTTACAGACTAATTACAActgagaattcaaatttttatgaaaataattgttatttttCCCTTTCCTAGAAATCGGTATTTGGTGTATTTAAAGAACAGAAAATGTTCCTGCCCTGCATTATGAATTAGGGGGGCTTGGGAAAGTTATAACACCTAATCAATTTACATACATTCATTAACTCCATGCAGCTAGAAGTGGCCCTTACAGCTGATGAAGCAGCTCGAAGAAGCATGGTTGATCCACTAGTTAGGCAGACATGCTTGGATCAGTCCTTGAAGACGCTGATGGAAATTTGTGTGAGATGTCTGTGTAAGGATCCAGCAGATAGACCTTCTATTGACGATGTTCTGTGGAACTTGCAGTATGCTGAACAAGTTCAGGATGCATGGCAGGGAGGAGAATCCCAGAGCAGTGAGGGCTCTCCAGTTTCACCTTCAATTCCTTCACGCCTCACCTATTAGCGGTGAGTTGCAGGTTCCTtagccatatatatatttccgtCTGCAGATAGACATTAGTTACGGATTTGTGCAGAGGGAATGGCACtagtaaaataaaagaagattcTGTCAACAGGAGTCTTTTTGTTATGCTAGCTGCTTCATCTCCATCCTGCCTAATGCCCCAATCATGTTGCCTAAAAGCTTTCCATTTCCTTTGTGATCCTTGAGAATCCACGCCATAGCTAGCTACACAAAGACAATTGATGGTTGTAGAGCACATCCTTCACATTGCTCATATTAAGGGAGTGTAAACGATGACTTTATAGGTTACTGAACCCATCAATTGAGATTTATTGGTTTCCAAATCCAACAGAAAAGGAGTGTAAAGaatcactttaattttgaCCGTCTATATATACATCTTGTCAcattattcttaattaattaattaatgtttaCATATGAGTTGAAATCTATGTAGATCAGCAGATAGCTAGAACTTTCCATTGTTGAAAAGGACTCCCAGATGTTTTCTGTAATACAGTGTGGGAGTAATTTTCGTCCCACGGGAATATTTGTCTAGATTTTGTCTTCCTCTTCGttgtctctttctccctgcaaaataaatcggaataagaggaccacacccggggtgTTGTTCAAAGGCcgtccgatgcctaagttagttcaagtgtttgtaggaaaacaatagctaactAAAAGGGTGCGAAAATATATGTACGGTGtgaaccgggtggccggagccatgtgtgagagggagaaagagttatggtggctagggttttggagATAGAATTTCTGCAGTATTTTGAGACAGAAGTTTAGACGTAGGTTTAGAATTACCTCAAGCCTTGGTgtagccatgtatttataggagccttggaggctagggtttcggaAGAATAATTCCACAAATGGAAATGAATTATTCTTCCCCAATTTGGAGAGATTGACGTAATTGAGGATTTGATTTAAGTGAAATCCCTAATTAGGGTAAGAATCAAATAATTGccaattaaatcaaataattcccaattaggccaaataatccccaaatggaaggaaatatttgacTTAGGGTTTGGCTAAAATTcagttcccacaaatgccgcCCAGCTTCTACATGGCGTgtggtggcatgtaggagatgtggATTGATTGTTGGATTGGGCTTCCTTCTTGGATTTGGGCTCTTGCTCGGAGGAGGTTTTTGACTTGCTAGTTTTCTGAATACCCAGTTGGAATGGGCTTGAGATTCCTTCTTGACCTAGGATGGTCAACCTGTATAAATGCAGGGTTTCTCTTCACTCATCTTCACATCGCAAACTTAACTTCTATACTTTCTAGCTTGAGAGAGATCTCGGAGAATTTGTACTGCTTGTCGAAGAGAGGAGCTGCCTGTATCCCAAGGTAAGTCGAGcatgtatattttttctttgtcttctcttttttgCAGCGAGAATCAATTGGGTGGGACTACGCTGGTTGTTGTCGTGAATGGCGGCCGAAGACGGTTGGAGCGGCAGTGGCTGCTGAGCGAGTATGGGGAGGAAGTTGGTGGTCTACCCTCTGCCTAGGATGTTGAGAGATGGAAGCAGAATGGTCCAGATTCTGATGATCTGCCGACTGGGTAGGAGGAGTATTCTGTCGGACACCCCATAAAAAAGGAAGGTTGATGTCAAGTCTTCAAGATATGAAGCTGCGACTTCGCAGGCGAAAGCTGTATCACCATTGAGGAAGAAGCCAAGGATCCCTTATGTTGAGAAGACTCAAGTATGAGCTGTTCCCCCATCATCAGCTAGGGTTAAACATCTCGTTGGTGCAGATAGCAAGAAGACTGGCAGTATGCACAATATTCGGGATGTTCCACTCAAGCCTCATGCAGACAAGCTTGGAGACCGTGATTTGCTCCCTGAAGTAGTCCGTGCGCGATCTAGTTCAGTTGCTGGGAGGCAAAAAGATGCAGATATTCTTCTTCGAAGTTCAGGTCGTCTGCACCAGTCAAAGGATGAAGATTGAACTGGGAGGTTTGCTCATCTATCCAACCATCATGATGCAGCTGTTGAGTCACGAGCAGTCAATGGTGAAGTTGATTCAGCATTGTTGACTCCTTTGGAGGTAAGGATGGCGACGGCTAAGAAGACGAGACAGTCATCTGTCCGGGCGAAAGGCTTTTTTGCAACGTCAACGGTTGATCCTAAGGTGGACAAGTCTAGCTCTGCACGGGATGCAGGTGTGTCTGATATGCTCAAGACTAACTTTCTGTCAAGTTCATCCACTTGTGCTGAGCTGGTTGATCAAATTCATCAGGATGGAGATCTTGGTACTTTCTCAagtctttccttggaaaaatAAGGggaaacaacatttcatctgcTTCAAAAAGGAGTAGTTTTTGCTATTGAAACTATCTGGAACTAATCTGTTGTTACCCCCTCTTCTGCTACTAACTTGGTTAGTCGAAAAGATGCATACTTTCGCCTTGAGCGCCAGAATGCTGACATCTCTCTTAGCTATGACAAACTCTTTGCTAGATTTCGTGCTTATCACAAGTCTATTGAAGAATCCAAGTTCGAAGCTACTATGGATGTGTACAAGCCAGGTTGTTTGGACTGCAAAAATGGGCATGCTCCCTTCTACGCCACTGGAGATGGAGACATCGAGGAGCTCTGCCCTGACTTGCTCCCTGTTCAAAGTGAGCAGGTCAATGCTGCCAACATGGAATGAGCTGAAGAACAAGCGGCCGAAGAGACGGTAACTGAAGAAGGTGAAGCAGAGAAGGATGCGGTTGATGAGATGTCGGCAGATGTCGTTGATCAGGCAGATGCCGAAGAGGCTGTAGATCAGGATCTCCTCCTGGCGTCCTAGAGTAGATGAAGACTCCTCTAtttcttttcagttttttgtagtatgcttttttgtttagaataattggtcttaattgaccatcttctttttgttggacTCGGCCGGTTGGTCACTTtgctatggaaatttcagttgCTTTTTCTAACTTCAATTCACATAGTGTCTTGTGAATTGCTTAAGTGTTTCTGGGTTGTTGCATGTTTGGCCTACGTTCGAAGACGTGTCAATGAGAGTGACCCGTTTGGCTTACAtctggagacgtgtcgatgagtgtggCTTGTTTGGcatacgtccggagacgtgtcaatGTGTATGGTCCgttttggcctacgtccgaagacgtgtcgatgagtgtggCTCGTTTGACCTACTTCTGGAGACGTGTCAACgagtgtggcccgtttggcatATGTTCGGAGATGTGTCAATGAGAGTGGCTCTTTTAGcttacgtccggagacgtttCGAAGAGTGTGACCCATTTGGCCGACGTCCTGAGACGTGCCGATGAGAGTGGCTCGTTTGGCCGACGTCCAAAGACGTGTCAATGAGTGTGgcctgtttggcctacgtTAAGAGGCGTGCCGATGAGAGTGGCTTGTTTGGCCTACGTcaggagacgtgtcgatgagagtgaCCCGTTTGGCATTCTCCCGGAGATgtgtcgatgagagtggcCTGTTTGGCCAACGTCTgaagacgtgtcgatgagagttGCCCGTTTGGCCGACTTTCGGAGACGTTTGGATGGGAATGGCTCCTTTGGCCTACGTCCTAAGACGTGTCGATTGCTCTCATGAACACTTCattggaaagaaaagcttgaaCTTGGATTGATGTCTGTGTGACTACAttactttattgaacaaaagagATGAGTTGAATGGGTAAACATCAAAAGTAACTTGTCTTCAATGGAGGTGAGGGAGGCCTGGCCGCCTGCTTGGTTGGCTGATCTTCCTGCTTGGTAGACTTCTTCGCAGCGATTTGATCGTCATCCCAGAGCGCATAGCATTTTGCGGTCGCGAAGACCTCTGCCAGAGTCTGGCTGGGAGTGATAGTAAGCTAGTAGTATAAGTCGTGCTCAGCTGGAAGACCTTTCTTGAAAGCAGAGGATGCGATTTGGTCATCGCACCCTACAATGTTGGCCTTTTCTGCTTTGAATCTCTTGATATAATCTCGAAGGGATTCATCGGACTTCTTACATAGGTTGAACATGTGGCTAGGATTCTTCTTGATCGTCCGATAAGAAGTGTATTCCGAAGTGAAAACGTAAGCAACATGGTTTGTATTGCCAATAAGCTGACCTACTTTGCCTACTCCTTTTCGATCCTCTCCCTTCTACAAAACAATCCTAGATTCAAGTTACTCTACTGCACTCTAAGTGAAGTTATCTTGTATTCTCGATTTTCCTGATTCGTATGTCATTAGTGCAATTGTTCAATAGGGAAATCAAGTATTACAACTTTTAATTAAGGAAATACTAGGGgaaggaaattaatgggttGCAAGATTGCATGTAAATGTAAAGAGTTTTTTTGATCAAGAATGCAAGTGTAAATTGTAACCATCTTTtccaacaaaagaagaaaaaaaaagttttgagtTGTAACAATATACTTATGCTTTATCTTAATTTCAGTGTTAATAAAGGTAAAGAGGTATGCATGAGCATGACATGTAACACACCCACCCACACCCATGCAGTTTGAGGTTTTATGCATCCCACACGCCACGGGCAATATAAATCTTGTGCCTTTCCCTCCATCATCACAACCTTCAACAACTTCCATACATACAACTATTACTATTATTTTACAACTTGGACTTAAAACCAccattatttattaatatataatttaattagctaattaattatcaattaattaattaagccaGTAGGCCCTACCCCTTGCTTTTGCACGTCCCCTCACACTCCATGCAGTAGACTCAtttcactcactcactcaatATTTCCCCAACTTCACCAACCATAacgttctctctctctctctctctctctctgaaacaaagaaacaaagaaacaaagaaagagaggcTTAGCACATTGAGCTTGCC
Above is a genomic segment from Prunus dulcis chromosome 7, ALMONDv2, whole genome shotgun sequence containing:
- the LOC117633802 gene encoding probable inactive leucine-rich repeat receptor-like protein kinase At3g03770 isoform X1; translation: MSLAPAADSAETAMAKVSLCFMPLVLAIILLSATHSEQHQSSQAQTLLRIVRFLNFPTVLNSWNNYKDLCNFEANSSLAVVCYEENITQLHIIGEKDAPLLPRNFSIDSFITTLVKLPSLKVLTLVSIGLWGPLPGKIARLSSLEILNLTSNFLYGAIPLELSSLTTLQTLILDDNMFSGPLPDLLSSLPVLAVLSLKKNLFNSSLPISLSDLENLRVLGLSHNHFYGEVPDFSRLTNLQVLELENNAFGPQFPKLGKKLVTLVLSKNKFRSAIPAEISSYYQLERLDVSSNMFVGPFPASLLSLPSMTYLNFSGNKFTGMLFENMSCDAELKAVDLSSNLLTGSLPKCLLSDSKDRVVLYARNCLDTRNQNQHPFPFCRNEALAVGIIPERSKQKQASKAALALGLIGAICGGVVLVGLIYFIHRRMNTNKTMKKSPPRSITENASSGYTSKLLSDARYVSQTMKMGALGLPGYRTFSFEELEEATQNFDTCTFMGEGSHGQMYRGQLKDGSFVAIRCLKIKGSHSTQNFMHHIELIMKLRHRHLVSALGHCFECYLDDSSVSRIFLVFEYVPNGTLRSWISEGHRRRSLTWTQRIAAAIGIGKGIQFLHTGIIPGIYSNNLKITDILLDQNLVAKISSYNLPILEESMEQGGQGVSSGGSLTSSGGSRMKHDDRTDVHNFGVILLEMIKGRPVKSETQVEVLEDQLEVALTADEAARRSMVDPLVRQTCLDQSLKTLMEICVRCLCKDPADRPSIDDVLWNLQYAEQVQDAWQGGESQSSEGSPVSPSIPSRLTY
- the LOC117633802 gene encoding probable inactive leucine-rich repeat receptor-like protein kinase At3g03770 isoform X2 yields the protein MSLAPAADSAETAMAKVSLCFMPLVLAIILLSATHSEQHQSSQAQTLLRIVRFLNFPTVLNSWNNYKDLCNFEANSSLAVVCYEENITQLHIIGEKDAPLLPRNFSIDSFITTLVKLPSLKVLTLVSIGLWGPLPGKIARLSSLEILNLTSNFLYGAIPLELSSLTTLQTLILDDNMFSGPLPDLLSSLPVLAVLSLKKNLFNSSLPISLSDLENLRVLGLSHNHFYGEVPDFSRLTNLQVLELENNAFGPQFPKLGKKLVTLVLSKNKFRSAIPAEISSYYQLERLDVSSNMFVGPFPASLLSLPSMTYLNFSGNKFTGMLFENMSCDAELKAVDLSSNLLTGSLPKCLLSDSKDRVVLYARNCLDTRNQNQHPFPFCRNEALAVGIIPERSKQKQASKAALALGLIGAICGGVVLVGLIYFIHRRMNTNKTMKKSPPRSITENASSGYTSKLLSDARYVSQTMKMGALGLPGYRTFSFEELEEATQNFDTCTFMGEGSHGQMYRGQLKDGSFVAIRCLKIKGSHSTQNFMHHIELIMKLRHRHLVSALGHCFECYLDDSSVSRIFLVFEYVPNGTLRSWISEGHRRRSLTWTQRIAAAIGIGKGIQFLHTGIIPGRSRSFFRWILNFQWRFKDEARRQDRCSQLWSNIAGNDQRQTSEV